One segment of Thermococcus profundus DNA contains the following:
- a CDS encoding bifunctional L-myo-inositol-1-phosphate cytidylyltransferase/CDP-L-myo-inositol myo-inositolphosphotransferase — protein sequence MVPGTAVILAAGFGTRMGGKPKGLVKIAGREILYRTMRLLQESGVKKFVVVTNEKYSPLYREFIEKHGFDTELVVNPEPEKGNGHSLHLAREKVEGKFVLVMSDHVYSGGFIEKAVRGEGLIADREPRWVDINEATKVTVKDGRVLRIGKGLKEWDAVDTGFFVLDEGIFKVTAILESEKNGDYPLSEVIGRAKVPVTFVDGLGWTDVDTPEEIKRARRMLIRTAVKGTGDGFISRHLNRRVSTRVSELLVEKVTPNQMTVVTFFLGIISALTTPVNLPLAGILYQLSSILDGVDGELARAQLRTSKLGGYIDSLLDRYVDGSFLALLAYTTLREPVWYLVALLALLGSVMVSYSTERFKGAFCRDAYADVPALRKLPGKRDERVFLTMLFLLYPAGLSIKVLFITLALLTNTRVLLTAYFISKKVLQAKTI from the coding sequence ATGGTGCCAGGGACGGCAGTGATTCTCGCAGCCGGCTTCGGGACGAGGATGGGTGGAAAACCCAAGGGGCTGGTCAAGATAGCGGGAAGGGAGATTCTGTACAGAACGATGAGACTACTCCAGGAAAGCGGCGTCAAAAAGTTCGTAGTGGTTACCAACGAGAAGTACTCACCACTTTACAGGGAGTTCATAGAGAAGCACGGCTTTGACACTGAGCTCGTCGTAAACCCCGAGCCTGAGAAGGGCAACGGCCACTCGCTCCATCTCGCCAGGGAAAAGGTTGAGGGAAAGTTCGTTCTCGTGATGAGCGATCACGTGTATTCGGGGGGGTTCATCGAGAAGGCAGTTAGGGGCGAGGGGCTGATAGCGGACAGGGAGCCGAGGTGGGTTGATATCAACGAGGCAACAAAAGTCACGGTAAAGGACGGAAGGGTCTTGAGGATAGGGAAGGGGCTCAAGGAGTGGGACGCCGTAGACACCGGATTTTTCGTCCTCGATGAGGGGATTTTCAAAGTTACAGCAATCCTCGAAAGCGAGAAGAACGGCGACTACCCCCTGAGCGAAGTTATCGGGCGCGCAAAGGTTCCAGTTACTTTCGTTGACGGCCTCGGATGGACTGATGTTGACACCCCCGAAGAGATCAAAAGGGCGAGGAGAATGCTCATCAGGACGGCGGTGAAGGGAACCGGGGACGGGTTCATAAGCAGACACCTGAACAGGAGAGTTTCAACAAGAGTCAGCGAACTGCTTGTGGAGAAGGTCACTCCGAATCAGATGACGGTGGTAACGTTCTTCCTGGGCATTATCTCTGCGCTAACAACTCCCGTAAACCTGCCCCTAGCGGGGATACTCTACCAGCTCAGCTCAATCCTCGACGGCGTGGATGGGGAACTGGCAAGGGCTCAGCTGAGAACGAGCAAACTTGGGGGGTACATAGACTCCCTCCTGGATCGCTACGTGGACGGGAGCTTTCTCGCGCTTCTCGCATACACCACACTCAGGGAGCCGGTATGGTATCTGGTGGCGCTCCTGGCCCTCCTTGGCTCGGTGATGGTAAGCTACTCGACGGAGAGGTTCAAGGGGGCATTCTGCAGGGATGCCTACGCTGATGTTCCAGCGCTCAGAAAACTGCCCGGGAAGAGGGACGAAAGGGTCTTTCTGACCATGCTGTTCCTCCTCTACCCAGCGGGTCTTTCCATAAAAGTTCTTTTCATCACACTGGCCCTGCTCACAAACACCCGTGTTCTCCTGACAGCTTATTTCATCTCAAAGAAAGTTTTGCAAGCGAAAACTATTTAA
- a CDS encoding inositol-3-phosphate synthase, whose product MVRVVILGQGFVASIFASGLEKIKAGKMEPYGVPMADELPIKIKDIEIVGSYDVDASKVGKDLHEVVKAYDPEAPESLKGITVRKGIHLRSLRNLPIEATGLDDEITLKEAVEHLVSEWKELKPDVFVNVCTTEAFVPFESREELEKAIEEDNRERLTATQVYVYAAAKYAKEVGGAAFVNAIPTLIANDPVYIELAKESNLVIFGDDGATGATPLTADVLSHLAQRNRYVLDVAQFNIGGNNDFLALTDKERNKSKEFTKSSIVKDLLGYDAPHYIKPTGFLEPLGDKKFIAMHIEYVSFNGAHDELVITGRINDSPALAGLLVDLVRLGKMAVEKKEFGTVYEVNAFYMKNPGPKEKPNIPRIIAHEKARMWAGLKPKWL is encoded by the coding sequence ATGGTTAGGGTTGTTATACTCGGACAGGGATTCGTTGCTAGCATTTTTGCGAGCGGACTTGAGAAGATAAAGGCAGGGAAGATGGAGCCCTACGGCGTTCCAATGGCCGACGAGCTCCCAATCAAGATAAAGGACATCGAAATCGTTGGTTCCTACGATGTAGACGCAAGCAAGGTTGGAAAGGACCTCCACGAGGTCGTTAAGGCCTACGATCCAGAGGCCCCGGAGAGCCTGAAGGGGATAACCGTGAGGAAGGGAATCCACCTGAGGAGCCTCAGGAACCTTCCGATTGAGGCAACAGGCCTCGACGACGAGATAACGCTCAAGGAGGCCGTTGAGCACCTCGTTAGCGAGTGGAAGGAGCTCAAGCCGGACGTCTTCGTCAACGTCTGCACCACCGAGGCATTCGTCCCCTTCGAGAGCAGGGAGGAGCTCGAGAAGGCCATCGAGGAAGACAACCGCGAGAGGCTCACCGCCACCCAGGTCTACGTCTACGCGGCAGCCAAGTACGCCAAGGAAGTCGGCGGAGCGGCCTTCGTGAACGCCATTCCAACCCTCATAGCCAACGACCCGGTCTACATTGAGCTCGCAAAGGAGAGCAACCTCGTTATCTTCGGCGACGACGGAGCCACCGGTGCGACACCGCTCACCGCAGACGTTCTCAGCCACCTCGCCCAGAGGAACCGCTACGTTCTCGACGTTGCCCAGTTCAACATCGGCGGCAACAACGACTTCTTAGCACTCACCGACAAGGAGAGGAACAAGAGCAAGGAGTTCACGAAGAGCTCGATCGTTAAGGATCTACTCGGCTACGACGCCCCGCACTACATCAAGCCGACCGGTTTCCTCGAGCCCCTCGGCGACAAGAAGTTCATCGCCATGCACATCGAGTACGTCAGCTTCAACGGCGCCCACGATGAGCTCGTCATCACTGGAAGGATAAACGACAGCCCAGCCCTCGCCGGCCTGCTCGTCGACCTCGTGAGGCTCGGAAAGATGGCCGTTGAGAAGAAGGAGTTCGGAACGGTCTACGAGGTCAACGCCTTCTACATGAAGAACCCCGGACCGAAGGAGAAGCCGAACATACCGAGGATAATCGCCCACGAGAAGGCCAGGATGTGGGCCGGACTGAAGCCCAAGTGGCTTTGA
- a CDS encoding OsmC family protein, which produces MERLEYSAHLKWDGNVGSMAKVREFEFSIDTNTDGHNAGPNPTEYLLAAIGGCLTVNWGRLIRKMRLDVRGFELEVRGWRGLDEPQLKEITYKITVFTNEAEKKIMRVKELAEKYGTVFNTVGAEKIRGEVKIVKPSP; this is translated from the coding sequence ATGGAGCGTCTTGAGTATTCGGCGCACTTAAAGTGGGACGGCAACGTCGGCAGCATGGCGAAGGTCAGAGAGTTCGAGTTTTCCATAGACACGAACACAGACGGCCATAACGCCGGCCCAAATCCTACAGAGTATCTATTGGCGGCAATCGGGGGCTGTTTAACCGTCAACTGGGGCAGGCTGATTAGGAAGATGCGCCTCGACGTGCGGGGCTTTGAGCTGGAGGTCAGGGGCTGGCGCGGGCTTGATGAACCCCAGCTGAAAGAGATAACCTACAAGATCACCGTTTTTACAAACGAAGCTGAGAAGAAGATTATGCGCGTTAAGGAGCTGGCTGAGAAGTACGGGACGGTCTTCAACACCGTAGGTGCAGAGAAAATCAGGGGGGAGGTGAAGATAGTAAAGCCATCCCCATAA
- the pyrF gene encoding orotidine-5'-phosphate decarboxylase, which yields MGNSRLILALDVYELKKALEIAESTAEYLWAVKVNWPLIIGSGLEIITELKERTGLPVIADLKLADIPNTNRLIASKVFEAGADYIIAHGFVGRDSVKAVMELGKTIIVVEMSHPGAEEFIQPVTDRLIELANELGPFGVIAPATRPERVRYTRSKLMPGIKVITPGVGVQGGSAREALNAGADYIIVGRAIYESENPGKAAKRIYEEIGG from the coding sequence ATGGGGAACAGCAGACTCATCCTAGCACTCGACGTCTACGAGCTCAAGAAAGCCCTGGAGATAGCGGAGAGTACTGCGGAATACCTGTGGGCGGTTAAGGTAAACTGGCCCCTTATCATAGGCTCCGGTTTGGAGATCATTACCGAACTAAAGGAAAGAACCGGACTTCCAGTCATAGCCGACCTGAAGCTCGCAGACATACCCAACACGAACAGGCTGATAGCAAGTAAGGTCTTCGAGGCTGGGGCGGACTATATCATCGCCCACGGCTTCGTTGGAAGGGACAGCGTTAAGGCAGTCATGGAGCTTGGAAAGACGATAATTGTCGTCGAAATGAGCCATCCTGGAGCGGAGGAGTTCATCCAGCCCGTAACCGACAGGCTTATTGAACTCGCCAACGAGCTTGGACCCTTCGGCGTAATCGCCCCCGCGACGAGGCCCGAGAGGGTGAGGTATACCCGGTCAAAGCTTATGCCAGGGATTAAAGTTATCACTCCTGGAGTTGGGGTGCAGGGCGGAAGCGCCAGGGAAGCCCTCAACGCGGGCGCGGATTATATAATCGTCGGGCGCGCGATTTATGAGAGTGAGAATCCAGGGAAAGCGGCAAAGAGAATATACGAAGAGATAGGAGGGTGA
- a CDS encoding DUF5615 family PIN-like protein, with translation MRFLADENVPYGVVRRLKREGIDIVSVYDIKRGITDEEVARMATEENRVLVTFDKDFGMIVFVEGLKIPGLILLRFQPKNINFIYTMLKNVVTRDIDFYGKIVTVHEDKIRISKL, from the coding sequence TTGAGGTTTCTGGCTGACGAAAACGTCCCTTACGGAGTCGTCAGGCGGCTGAAAAGGGAAGGAATAGACATTGTCTCAGTTTACGATATAAAGCGGGGCATCACCGATGAAGAAGTCGCAAGGATGGCCACCGAGGAAAACAGAGTTCTAGTGACCTTTGACAAAGATTTTGGGATGATAGTGTTCGTCGAAGGTCTGAAAATACCCGGCCTCATCCTGCTCAGGTTCCAACCGAAAAACATCAATTTTATCTACACGATGCTCAAAAACGTGGTCACGCGAGACATCGATTTCTACGGCAAGATAGTTACGGTTCACGAGGATAAAATAAGGATATCGAAGCTCTAA
- a CDS encoding diphthine--ammonia ligase, translating to MRVAVLYSGGKDSNYALYWALKKGFEVKYLVSMVSESEESYMYHVPNIHLTELQAKAVGIPLVKGFTSGEKEKEVEDMKAVLEGLKIDGVVAGALASEYQKQRVDRVAKELGIESFAPAWHRDPVDYMREIISIFDVVIVGTAAYGLDQSWLGRRIDEKAFEELIKLNEKYKVHVAGEGGEFETFVRDAPFFRARIVFDEVEKKWDECSYSGVLEVKGAHLEPKG from the coding sequence ATGCGCGTTGCAGTCCTCTACTCAGGCGGGAAAGACTCGAACTACGCCCTCTACTGGGCTTTGAAGAAGGGCTTTGAGGTTAAGTACCTCGTCTCGATGGTGAGCGAGAGTGAAGAGAGCTACATGTACCACGTGCCTAACATCCACCTCACCGAGCTTCAGGCTAAAGCTGTTGGAATCCCCCTCGTCAAGGGCTTCACCTCCGGCGAGAAGGAGAAGGAAGTCGAGGACATGAAGGCCGTTCTCGAGGGGCTGAAGATCGATGGGGTAGTTGCAGGTGCTTTAGCGAGCGAGTATCAGAAGCAGAGGGTCGATAGAGTTGCAAAGGAGCTGGGCATTGAGAGCTTTGCTCCTGCCTGGCACCGTGATCCAGTCGATTACATGAGAGAGATAATCAGCATCTTTGATGTTGTCATAGTCGGAACCGCCGCCTACGGTCTCGACCAGAGCTGGCTCGGCAGGAGGATAGACGAGAAGGCCTTTGAAGAGCTGATAAAGCTCAATGAGAAGTACAAGGTTCACGTTGCCGGGGAGGGCGGCGAGTTCGAAACCTTCGTGAGGGACGCACCGTTCTTCAGGGCGAGGATAGTCTTCGACGAGGTTGAAAAGAAGTGGGACGAGTGCAGCTATTCGGGCGTGCTGGAGGTGAAGGGGGCACATCTGGAGCCGAAGGGGTGA
- a CDS encoding DUF433 domain-containing protein, translated as MMMERIEIDPKKMGGKPVIKGTRIPVYFILELLANGWSFEEILENYPQLTKEDILAAIRYASIILKEEQYVEVSG; from the coding sequence ATGATGATGGAGAGGATAGAGATAGATCCAAAAAAGATGGGGGGGAAACCCGTAATAAAGGGCACCAGAATCCCGGTCTACTTTATACTCGAACTTCTTGCCAACGGCTGGAGCTTTGAGGAAATCCTTGAAAACTACCCCCAACTCACTAAGGAGGACATTCTCGCGGCGATACGATACGCAAGTATAATTCTCAAGGAGGAGCAGTACGTTGAGGTTTCTGGCTGA
- a CDS encoding DUF4443 domain-containing protein, whose protein sequence is MSWKRGAYPEFTLEDVIATMFLLKEPTGRKLISEMLDLGEGSVRTILKKLGFLDLIRSTQRGHSLSDRGKEILEKIEKHFSEVHKAGKVEGFPAYAILIRKPGSFKSIELRDEAVRYFAKGAMVLTVKDGEPVFPEDMRALSETMPELAEDIKNAFEAEDGDMVVVTWAENSADAMKSAYHVALFLKGEHIPEEIKSLVR, encoded by the coding sequence ATGAGCTGGAAGAGAGGAGCCTATCCTGAGTTCACACTCGAGGACGTTATAGCGACCATGTTTCTTCTTAAGGAACCCACCGGCAGAAAGCTCATCTCGGAGATGCTCGATCTCGGGGAGGGAAGCGTCAGGACGATCCTGAAAAAGCTCGGCTTTCTTGATCTTATCAGATCCACCCAAAGGGGTCATTCGCTCAGCGATAGAGGAAAGGAGATTCTAGAAAAAATAGAGAAGCACTTCTCCGAGGTTCACAAAGCAGGAAAGGTGGAGGGGTTCCCGGCCTACGCCATTCTGATCAGAAAACCAGGAAGCTTCAAGAGCATAGAGCTTCGAGACGAGGCCGTGAGGTACTTTGCCAAAGGTGCCATGGTTCTCACCGTTAAAGACGGAGAGCCCGTGTTCCCCGAGGACATGCGCGCCCTCTCCGAGACGATGCCGGAGCTGGCCGAGGATATAAAGAACGCCTTCGAAGCCGAAGATGGTGACATGGTCGTCGTTACCTGGGCCGAGAACTCGGCGGATGCCATGAAGAGCGCCTATCACGTTGCACTCTTCCTGAAGGGCGAACACATCCCAGAGGAAATAAAGTCGCTCGTGAGGTGA
- a CDS encoding MFS transporter translates to MKEEAKKLLKFEFLSQGALGGAEGLAEAFFEVIITRMGASPFMIGLLGSSAYVSNLFSPLWARSSRKFGAKKLVIISMLLASLFIFLSAFSQSALAFLIFVFLYYIAYGVREVLYPLIVEKVYMDIQILGHAEATYTILYTIAVGVAGYIMDVESYKLAFILAAGLLFIAALSRLPFPDVREGEEEDLELPYRDKLILGMVAMFMVAGTGMLMMLPAIPILEVRVLNLSNAVIGIAMAVNSMTYVFFSELWGRVIEKPSHVIRVFQLGFIAIGAMAVVYFLSTSAWYVYLASALCAIGGSAVSIGWQAFSMGIPDYRTEDLSALHLTTCGIRGLYAPLLGSLFIELVGVRWTFIIASVLVVSSLFIAEALIKPLRERFEL, encoded by the coding sequence ATGAAAGAAGAGGCGAAGAAGCTACTAAAGTTCGAGTTCCTCAGTCAGGGAGCTCTCGGCGGTGCCGAAGGGCTCGCGGAGGCGTTCTTTGAGGTGATAATCACAAGGATGGGAGCATCCCCCTTCATGATAGGCCTCCTCGGGAGCAGTGCCTACGTCTCGAACCTCTTCTCCCCACTCTGGGCAAGGAGCTCGCGGAAATTCGGAGCGAAGAAGCTCGTAATAATCTCCATGCTTCTGGCGTCGCTTTTCATATTCCTTTCCGCGTTCTCCCAGAGCGCCTTAGCGTTTCTCATTTTCGTCTTCCTTTACTACATCGCCTACGGTGTCAGGGAAGTCCTCTACCCCCTGATAGTTGAGAAGGTCTACATGGACATCCAAATCCTTGGCCATGCGGAGGCGACTTACACGATACTCTACACCATCGCCGTTGGAGTTGCTGGTTACATAATGGACGTCGAAAGCTACAAGCTCGCATTCATCCTGGCTGCGGGCCTGCTCTTCATCGCGGCCCTCTCAAGGCTCCCCTTCCCAGACGTTAGGGAGGGTGAAGAGGAGGACCTCGAGCTACCGTACAGGGATAAGCTGATTCTGGGTATGGTGGCAATGTTCATGGTAGCTGGGACAGGAATGCTGATGATGCTTCCTGCCATTCCAATCCTAGAGGTCAGGGTTCTAAACCTCTCCAACGCCGTAATCGGAATTGCAATGGCAGTAAACAGCATGACGTACGTTTTCTTTTCCGAGCTGTGGGGCAGGGTCATTGAAAAGCCGTCCCATGTAATCAGAGTCTTCCAGCTCGGTTTCATTGCCATCGGTGCCATGGCAGTGGTTTACTTTCTTAGTACCTCCGCTTGGTATGTTTACCTCGCGAGTGCCCTCTGCGCCATCGGAGGCTCGGCCGTCTCGATAGGCTGGCAGGCCTTCTCGATGGGGATCCCCGATTACAGGACGGAGGACCTCTCGGCGCTCCACCTGACGACCTGTGGGATACGGGGGCTTTACGCGCCCCTGCTTGGGAGCCTCTTTATTGAGCTCGTCGGCGTTAGATGGACTTTTATAATCGCTTCAGTCCTCGTTGTGAGCTCTCTCTTCATAGCTGAAGCCTTAATAAAGCCTCTAAGGGAGCGGTTTGAGCTCTAG
- a CDS encoding oxidoreductase: MKEDYPKLFEPINIGKVQLMNRAVFPPISTNFALENGRLTERFVRHYERRARGGVGLIIVENTSIDFPEGKHMPFQPRIDSKAVLKDWEWLAFEVHKYEDVKLSIELAHEGWKKDGVDYLSPEKIEELVEKFAYSARLAMEAGFDMVEIQGAHGLLVNQFLSPLTNHRDDEWGQKTRFAKVVRKRIAQECGWDFPVTIRLAVDDFLEGGINLTMGREIALELAKAGYDMIQADIGLGPKEKRLEPMHYSQAWRAYLAEKIRPLPVPVAAVGMIREPAVAERVLETQADLVVLGRTLIADPDWVKKVAEGKEHLIRRCIGCSECIKAVHDEKGPIRCGANPNVGNEEEITPAPEKRVIAIIGAGPGGLEAARVAALRGHEVHLFYETFGGQLVLAKVPPGKDKIGWLIEYYRNVLSELPNVHLHEGMATKEDVLAVKPDAVVIATGAKPFLPCSGERGLITPFDKILRGEVKVENKNVLIGGGGLVGVETAIYLSQFNNRIKIIKRSPAILPNVERITRGYLLRELEEKGIPIIVNRRFVSAGEGYAIVENTETGEKEMIECDVIVGAFGMRPYVPFVIDGTDYHIIGDAKSVRNIASAVREGYEVGKRL; the protein is encoded by the coding sequence ATGAAGGAAGATTATCCAAAGTTATTTGAACCGATAAACATCGGAAAGGTCCAGCTCATGAACAGGGCCGTTTTTCCACCGATATCCACGAACTTCGCCCTTGAGAACGGCCGCCTAACAGAGAGGTTCGTCAGGCACTACGAGAGGAGAGCTAGGGGAGGAGTCGGCCTCATAATCGTCGAGAACACATCGATAGACTTCCCAGAGGGCAAGCACATGCCCTTTCAGCCGAGGATAGACTCAAAGGCCGTCCTCAAGGACTGGGAGTGGCTGGCTTTTGAGGTTCACAAGTACGAGGACGTCAAGCTCTCCATAGAGCTCGCCCACGAGGGCTGGAAAAAGGACGGAGTTGACTACCTCTCCCCCGAGAAGATAGAGGAGTTGGTGGAAAAGTTCGCATACTCCGCCAGATTAGCGATGGAAGCCGGCTTCGACATGGTGGAGATACAGGGCGCTCACGGTCTTCTCGTGAACCAGTTCCTCTCACCGCTGACCAACCACCGCGACGACGAGTGGGGACAGAAGACGCGCTTCGCCAAGGTCGTCAGGAAGCGGATAGCTCAAGAATGCGGCTGGGACTTCCCGGTGACGATAAGGCTGGCAGTTGATGACTTCCTCGAAGGCGGAATAAACCTCACGATGGGAAGGGAGATAGCGCTGGAGCTGGCGAAAGCCGGCTACGACATGATACAGGCGGATATCGGTCTCGGTCCGAAGGAGAAGCGCCTTGAGCCTATGCACTACTCGCAGGCCTGGCGCGCCTATCTCGCTGAGAAGATCCGCCCGCTTCCGGTTCCGGTTGCAGCCGTTGGAATGATAAGGGAGCCCGCCGTTGCGGAGAGGGTTCTCGAAACGCAGGCCGACCTGGTGGTCCTAGGAAGGACTCTCATAGCCGACCCCGACTGGGTGAAGAAGGTCGCCGAGGGAAAGGAACATCTGATAAGGAGATGCATCGGCTGTAGCGAGTGCATCAAGGCAGTTCACGACGAGAAGGGGCCGATAAGGTGCGGAGCTAACCCGAACGTCGGAAACGAGGAGGAGATAACTCCAGCTCCCGAGAAGCGCGTAATAGCTATCATAGGCGCCGGACCGGGCGGACTTGAGGCAGCTAGGGTTGCCGCGTTGAGGGGTCACGAGGTTCACCTGTTCTACGAGACCTTCGGAGGACAGCTCGTTCTGGCGAAGGTTCCACCTGGGAAGGACAAGATAGGATGGCTCATAGAGTACTACCGCAACGTCCTGAGCGAGCTTCCGAACGTCCACCTCCACGAGGGAATGGCCACAAAGGAGGACGTCCTCGCCGTAAAGCCCGATGCGGTCGTCATAGCCACCGGGGCAAAGCCGTTCCTCCCGTGCAGTGGGGAGCGCGGGCTGATAACTCCCTTTGACAAAATCCTACGCGGGGAGGTCAAGGTCGAGAACAAGAACGTCCTCATAGGTGGCGGAGGCCTTGTCGGCGTCGAGACAGCTATCTACCTCTCCCAGTTTAACAACAGGATAAAGATAATCAAGCGCAGTCCAGCCATACTGCCAAACGTCGAGAGGATTACGCGCGGATACCTACTCCGCGAGCTTGAGGAGAAGGGAATTCCGATAATTGTCAACAGGCGCTTCGTGAGTGCGGGAGAGGGCTACGCGATAGTTGAGAACACCGAGACAGGGGAGAAAGAGATGATCGAGTGCGACGTCATAGTCGGGGCCTTCGGCATGCGCCCGTACGTTCCCTTCGTCATAGACGGAACCGACTACCACATAATAGGCGATGCGAAATCCGTCAGGAACATTGCCAGCGCCGTTCGCGAGGGCTATGAGGTCGGAAAGAGGCTCTGA
- a CDS encoding amino acid permease, producing MEEEVQLSRGLSIWHLMMMGMGMMIGAGVFVATGISIGFAGPGGILVAFALNGLVALFSAMAFAELASAIPTAGGAYTYIDEAFKGLVGFLSGWLNWFALTVAGSLYAITFATYTVFLLEGTDWFSSLGIGSELAIKALALFIIIVFVAINYIGVSETGNIENLITIGQMSTLIFIGLFAVFYTILHPERLSHFTYFVPNGWGKVLAAMGFTYVGFEGYEVIAHAGEEAFDPKESIPKAILYSVVAVTTTYLLFAFAAIVGADVSPENLTAWFASHGAVGMGEAIKDLMPYGGLLITLAAIFSSTSALNATIYSSTRVLFAISRDGRLPKFASRIHPVRRVPHIALALSSIIIITVAMALPIEDVAASADIVFLLIFLLVNAAVIKIRHERGSELEYGFLMPYFPAIPIIAIILQAVLSVWVFNVSPTAWLVTLGWLGLGLVISTKYKGAKEARKTHEREVVFGEWLPEGYKVLAAVSNPKTAPYIAKIGETIAEAKNGELAIVTVVTVPEQTPLEEARRFAGPAFELIREVKASLSGKVNIRGVVYYAHSVYRGIMSAIRNKNPDLLILGWRGRSRLGYILGSNLDRLVEVPCDVLLVKPGKDEEIKKILFPTSGGPHSLLAADVARIFSIKNNASVTILYVDREGEDRKRIERRLEPIMRLLNGARGHLEIIRAENPKRAILSRCEEYDMVIMGASEGTFLRKALFGEVPVEVGKECRKTVILVKRDMGRRSWIRRWLFG from the coding sequence ATGGAGGAGGAAGTCCAGCTGTCCAGGGGATTGTCAATATGGCACCTCATGATGATGGGCATGGGGATGATGATAGGGGCTGGGGTTTTCGTGGCAACGGGAATCTCGATTGGCTTCGCTGGCCCCGGCGGAATCCTCGTGGCCTTCGCTTTAAACGGTCTCGTGGCGCTCTTCTCGGCAATGGCCTTCGCAGAGCTTGCCTCCGCCATTCCAACGGCGGGTGGAGCTTACACCTACATAGACGAGGCCTTTAAGGGGCTGGTAGGTTTTCTTTCAGGCTGGCTCAACTGGTTCGCCCTAACGGTTGCAGGGAGTTTGTACGCTATAACCTTCGCAACCTACACAGTGTTCCTCCTCGAAGGAACGGACTGGTTTTCCTCCCTCGGAATCGGGAGCGAGCTGGCCATAAAGGCGCTGGCCCTTTTCATAATAATCGTCTTTGTGGCCATCAATTACATCGGTGTCTCCGAGACAGGAAACATAGAGAACCTCATAACCATCGGCCAGATGTCAACGCTCATATTCATAGGCCTGTTCGCAGTCTTCTACACGATTTTACACCCGGAAAGGCTTTCACATTTCACCTACTTCGTCCCCAACGGCTGGGGCAAGGTTCTGGCGGCGATGGGATTCACCTACGTCGGCTTTGAAGGTTACGAGGTCATAGCCCACGCCGGAGAGGAAGCCTTTGACCCCAAGGAGAGCATCCCAAAGGCCATCCTCTACTCGGTCGTTGCAGTAACTACAACATACCTCCTCTTCGCCTTCGCCGCGATAGTCGGAGCGGACGTTTCTCCAGAGAACCTAACAGCGTGGTTCGCTTCCCACGGTGCCGTTGGGATGGGCGAGGCGATAAAGGATTTGATGCCCTATGGTGGATTGTTGATAACGCTGGCGGCGATATTCTCCTCCACCTCCGCCCTCAACGCCACCATATACTCCTCAACGAGGGTTCTGTTCGCTATAAGCAGAGACGGAAGGCTTCCGAAGTTCGCCTCGAGAATTCATCCAGTTAGGAGGGTGCCTCACATAGCCCTCGCCCTCTCCTCGATCATAATCATAACCGTTGCGATGGCCCTCCCGATAGAGGATGTAGCCGCTAGCGCCGACATAGTATTCCTCCTCATATTCCTCCTCGTCAACGCGGCTGTCATAAAGATAAGGCACGAGAGGGGAAGCGAACTCGAATACGGCTTCCTAATGCCTTACTTCCCGGCCATTCCGATAATAGCCATAATTCTCCAGGCAGTTCTCTCAGTATGGGTCTTCAACGTCAGCCCAACCGCATGGCTCGTAACCCTGGGCTGGCTGGGACTGGGCCTCGTCATAAGCACGAAGTACAAGGGAGCAAAGGAGGCAAGGAAGACGCACGAAAGGGAGGTGGTCTTCGGGGAGTGGCTTCCCGAGGGCTACAAGGTTCTTGCAGCGGTCTCAAACCCCAAGACTGCCCCTTACATTGCCAAAATCGGTGAGACGATAGCAGAAGCTAAAAACGGAGAACTGGCGATAGTTACCGTCGTTACTGTCCCGGAGCAGACGCCGCTTGAGGAGGCACGCCGCTTTGCCGGGCCTGCGTTCGAGCTGATTAGAGAAGTCAAAGCCTCGTTGAGTGGAAAGGTAAACATCAGGGGAGTCGTTTACTACGCCCACAGCGTCTACCGTGGAATAATGAGCGCTATACGGAATAAAAACCCAGATTTGCTCATCCTCGGCTGGAGGGGACGCTCTAGGCTGGGCTACATCCTCGGGAGCAACCTCGACAGGCTGGTGGAAGTCCCATGCGACGTTCTCCTCGTGAAGCCAGGTAAAGATGAGGAGATCAAGAAAATCCTTTTCCCCACTAGCGGTGGACCTCACAGCCTTCTGGCCGCAGATGTGGCAAGGATATTTTCCATTAAGAACAATGCAAGTGTCACGATCCTCTACGTGGACAGAGAGGGAGAAGACAGAAAGAGGATAGAGCGCCGTCTTGAGCCGATTATGAGGTTATTAAACGGTGCCAGGGGACACCTGGAAATAATCAGGGCCGAGAACCCCAAGCGGGCAATCCTTTCCAGATGCGAGGAGTACGACATGGTGATAATGGGGGCATCGGAGGGAACGTTTCTCCGGAAGGCTCTGTTCGGTGAAGTTCCAGTGGAGGTCGGAAAGGAATGCAGGAAAACGGTAATCCTGGTCAAAAGAGACATGGGAAGGCGCTCCTGGATACGGAGGTGGCTGTTCGGCTGA